The DNA window GTCGAAGGATTTGGCAGCAGATCGCCGGCGATCTGCTCCCGCGTGAACTGGTCGAACGGCTTGTTGCTGTTGAACGCGTTGATGACGTAGTCGCGAAACGGGAAGACATTGGCGTTCTGATCGCCGTGAAAGCCGACGGTATCGGCGTATCGAACGGCGTCGAGCCAGGGCGCGGTCATCCGCTCGCCAAAATGCGGCGATGCCAGGAGCCGCTCGACCTGCCGCTCGTAGGCGTCGGGTCGTTCGTCGGCGACAAACGCTTCTACCTCGGCCGGGGTCGGCGGAAGGCCGGTCAGATCGAGCGACAGCCGACGGAGCAGCACCCGCTTGTCGGCCTCCGGCGACGGCGACAGCTTCTTGCCTTCCAGATTGGCCAGAATGAATGCGTCGATTGGGTTGCGCACCCACTTGGCGTCCTTGACGGCTGGTGCTTCCCAACGCACCAGCGGCACGTACGCCCAGTGTGGCTGGTATTCGGCGCCCTCGGCGATCCACCGTTTGAGCAGGTCTTTCTGCTTTGCCGAGAGCTTCTTGTGCGCTTCCGGCGGTGGCATGATCTCGTCGGGGTCTTCCGTGAGGATTCGCGCGATCAGCTCGCTCGCCTCGGGCTTGCCCGGCACGATCGCCTTGCGGGTGATCGCCGCGTCGCGGTCATTCAATAGCAGCTTGCCCTTGATGTGGTTCTTGTCGTTGCCGTGACAGTGGTAACAGTTGTCCGAAAGGATCGGACGAATATCACGGTTGAAAAGGATCTTACCGTCGTCGGCGAGCGCCGATGAGGTGAGCAGTGCCGTAACCACGACTGAGAGACAGGATTTAAGCATGACGGTCCGTCGCAAAAGGCGAGGCGTTTGTCCACTTCCCCGCCTCAGGGAAGAGGAAGGCAATTTGATTACACCAAAGGGTAAACCGCAATATTCTTTTGCACACTTATAGGTGCATTCAAGTCCAAAGCCGAACGCTACATACATCGCGAGGTTTCCATGTCCACGGCCAAGCCCGCAAGTCTTCGTCATCTCTGGACGAGAGTTCCGCTCGCAATGGTTCTACTGCTGGTTTCCACAACGGTTCATGCGGGCTCAGCACCCGAAGGATCGGCCGCGCGTTCGTTGCCCGAAGACCAGAAAATCCTGCACGCCCTGAACCGCCTGGGGTTCGGTGCCCGGCCGGGGGACGTGGAACGGGTCAGGGCGATGGGCCTGGATGATTACATCCGCCAGCAACTCGATCCCACGAAGATCGACGACAAGGCCTGCGAAAAAGCCGTGGAACCGCTCGATACGCTCAAGATGTCGTCCGAGCATTTTATGGGGCAGTTCTTCGAGGACATCAAGTTTTTCCTGCAGATGCAGATGGCCTCCGGCAACGCCGACGACATGAAGATGCGTTTTGGCGTCGATCTGCCGAACGACAAGAAGGCACTCAGCAAGGACAACCCCTATCAGCAGAACGGACTGCCCAACCTCGGTGCCCTCGCCAAGCGAGATTCCATCCGCTGCATGGCCGAACTTCAGCAGGCGAAGCTGATGCGGGCGGCCTTGTCGGAGCGACAGTTGCAGGAGGTAATGGTCGACTTCTGGTCGAACCACTTCAACGTCGATATGCGCAAGAACGCCTGCCGGGCGCTGATCGTCGCGCACGACCGCGACGTCATCCGTACGAATGCCCTGGGGAAGTTTCACGACCTGTTGTCGGCCGTCGCGCACAGCCCGGCGATGCTGGCGTACCTTGACAACAATGAGAACTCCGTCGCCCGCGAACGCGGGGCGATCGAGACCAAGCTCATTGAGTGGTACGTCAGCTACAAGTTCGGCTACAGCGTCAAAGGGCAGATCTCCAATAAGGAGGGCCCGAACGAAAACTACGGCCGCGAGCTCTTGGAACTGCACACCCTCGGTGTGGACGGCGGCTATACCCAGAAAGACGTCCAGGAAGTCGCCCGCTGTTTTAGCGGGTGGTCTTACTCCGGCATGGGGGGCAAGTTCGAGTTCAACAAGAACCGTCACGACCAGGGAGAGAAGACCGTCCTCGGCGTCAGGCTCCCCAAGGATCACGGCATCAAGGACGGCGAAGATGTTCTGAAGCTATTGAGCAGGCACCCATCGACCGCGAAGTTTATCAGCCGAAAGTTGTGCCAGCGTTTCGTTTCCGACGAACCGCCGACGGAGTTGGTCGAACGCGTTGCAAAAGTTTTTACCGGGACCGGCGGCGACATCCGCAAGGTGATTGAATCGATCGTGAACAGCGACGCGTTCTACGCGCCGACCGCCGTCCGATCGAAGATCAAATCGCCCTTCGAGTATGCGGTGTCGGCGGTGCGAGCGACGGGAGGTGAGTTCACCGGCCGCGGGTGGGGCATGTTCGGCAAGTTGAGCTATATCGAAGAAGGCGGAGCACTCCTGGGCAACGACCCCAAGCTGTCGAAAGAGAAAAAGAAGTCGTTGAACTGGCACGTCCACGACATGGGCCAACCGTTGCTCGCGTTCGCGGCACCGACGGGCTATCCGGAATTGTCGAGCAAGTGGGTGAGCCCCAGTGCCCTGATCGACCGACTGAACTTTGCCGTCGCGCTGACGGAGTCGGACATGAAGGACATCAAGGTGGACGTGAGTCGGCTACTGGGGAAAAAGGTGGACGCCGACAATGCCGAGGCGGTGATCGAGCGCTTGGCGGCAACGCTCCTGCACCAGCCCCTGAGCGATGCCACCAAAGCGACGCTGCTGCGATCGCTGGATGTGAAGGAGGGCAGGACGATCGACATCAAGAAGGCCGCAGGACTGATTCTGGGGTCGCCGGAGTTTCAGCGGCGGTGACAATCAGTGGCATGGGCGTCTCGTCCATGACTTTCATCGGTTGCGAGATCAAAGAGAACACGTGCCTGTCGCCAATTCACGCACGCCACGAGGTTATCGCCATGAACCTGTCCCGCCGAATCTTCGTTCGTAATGGCCTTGTCACGCTCGCGGCTTTGGGCAGCGGGGCGATGCTGGAGCCAGGATTCCTGGCGAACGCTGCCCTGGCGGCCGAGTCGTCGGCCAAGCCGCGGCGCAAGGTGCTGGTGTGCGTCTTCCAGCGTGGCGCGGCAGACGGCCTGTCGATGGTCGCACCGCACGGAGACCCGTTCTACTACAAGCTCCGCCAGGAGATTGCCGTTCCGCGACCCAGGAAGGGTGATACCTCGGCGGCGATCGACCTGGACGGGTTCTTCGGCCTGCACCCGCGTCTCGACGCGCTCGCCCCCCTCTACCAGCGCGGCGAACTGGCCGTCATCCACGCCTGCGGATCGCCGAGCAACTCTCGGTCGCATTTTGACATGCAGGACTTCATGGAGTCCGGCGTCGCCGATGACAAGAGCGTGAGCAGCGGTTGGGCGAATCGCGCGTTGTCTGAGCGGCCCGCGGCAAGCAAACCCACGCCGTTTCGCGCCGTCGCGATGAGCGCCTCGATCCCGCGCACGCTCCAGGGCGATCTGGACGTGATGGCGATCCGCGATCTCGACAGCTTCGGCGTCCGAGGTTCCCCCGGCGTGGTCGGTTCACCGACCATGAACGAAGGCGCCACGAAGACGAAAGAGATGAACGGGTTCGAAGGGCTTTACTCCAACGCAGTCGACCAGACCCTCAGCGGCGCGGGCAGGGAATCGTTCGATGCGATCGCGCTGCTGAAGAAGGCGAACCCCACGCAATACAAGCCGGCCAAGGGCATCGACTACCCCAAGACGTCGCTGGGGCAGTCGCTGCTGCAGGTGGCCCAGCTGATCAAGGCCGATGTCGGCGTGGAGATCGCATTCGTCCAGGACGAAGGTTGGGACACGCACGCCAACCAGGGCGGACCTTACGGCCAAATCGGTAACAAGCTTCTCGATTTCGGCCGTGCGCTCGCGACGTTCAACGCCGATCTCGGCGACCGGATGGCCGACGTCATGGTGCTGAGCATGACCGAGTTTGGCCGGGCCGTCCGCCAGAACGGGAACCGAGGTACCGACCATGGCCACGCGAGTTGTTTCTTCGCGATCGGCGGCGGTGTGAAGGGCGGGAAGGTCTACGCCGACTGGCCGACCCTCGCCCCCGAAAAGTTGTTCGAAGAGCGCGATCTGGCCGTCACGACGGATTTCCGGAATGTCTTCGCCGAGGTATGTGTGAATCACCTCGGTGTGAAGTCGGACGCGATTCCGAAGGTGTTGCCGAAGTTCAAGTGGGATGCTGCGCGAGGGGTTGGGTTCACGAAGTTGTAGGGTCCGCCTTGGCGGACGCCTGTGTTGTTCGCTGCCGTCGCGTCCGCCAAGGCAAACCCTACAAGATCACGCGTCTGGCGGGTCCTGCGGTTTCTCGCGCGGAGGCCGTGCCCTTTCGTACCACCCGGGGACGATGCTGATAGCAATGACCGCTAGCGACGCAGAGATGACGAGCGCAAGCCACCATGGGGAACGTTCCGTGGTCCACCATCCTGCCAGCGAACCTAAGGCGACTGCTCCGTTGACAACGATCAGGCAGAGTGCGAGCCAGTAGATTGCCTTCAAAAGCCTCTTACTCACTGATTTCCCCCTGACAGCTCTAGGACACGCGGGAAGGATCTAACAGCGGACGAAGGGTAGCCGGATCGCGGGTCGTTACCAAGCATTCCGTCGTGGCATCACCGATCCCGACAGCGTAAGCGACTGCGTGCTCGTGCCTTCGCCAGGGCCGGTGGCGTCGCCGGCTTTGACGGTCAGTTGGATCGTCGCGCGTTTGAGCAGGTCCCACCCGCCGCCGGTCCGAATGGACGTCGCCGACCGCATGGGCTCCATCGTGACGCTGAACGCCTCGACATTGCTCGCCATCGTATGCGTGCCGGTGTCGGTGGTGACCATGAGCTTTTTGTTGGCGGCGTCGAGGTAGAACCGAAGCAGGTTGTCGTCGGCGTCGTACATGACCAGAGCAGTATCGGTCACGGTTTTGCCCGTCGCGAAGTCGGCCCGCAGGTCGGTGTCGTCGGGTGCATGCAGCTTGGTCGTGCGGATCTGCGAGGTGATGAACGCGAGCGACACGCGCGCCTTCGAAAGCAGCACCGCCTGTTCCTGGTTGACCTCATGGGCTTTGAACGCCGCATTCACCGCGACGGCGGTCGCCGTCAGCAGGCTCGCGACGATCGAGAGCGAAACGAGCAGCTCGACCAGGCCGATACCGCGACGGCGCGGTCGCGAAGAGCGGAGGTCGCCATGGAGGCAGGGAGGCACGGAGGTGCGTTTGTACGACAATACTGTTGGGGTGTGCGGACCTTCTCCAGATGGTTGTTCTCTACATGTCCCATGTAAGAATTGATTGAGATGGAACGAAGCGCCCTCCGTGTCTTCGTGCCTCCGCGGCGATCTCTTTTCTTCGGCGTAAATCACAGTCCCGCCTCCGTGTAGGTTCCCGTGTCGGGAAGGATATCGATCGCGACGTTGATTCCGTCGGGCAGCGCCCGGTTCGGGTTGTAGCGAATATTCAGCCGGCCGTAGCCGCCTTCGGGCATGGGGGTGGTGACGTCGGTCGAGCCGTCGCTGGGTCCGAACCAGCCCTGGGTGGTGTTACCCGCGCCGTCGCCGGTGATGATGATCGACCCGTCGACGATGCTCTTGCCGCGTATGTCCAGGTTGCCCGCGACGACCACGCCGACCAGTGTGCTGGGGGCTTGGCCGGGGTTGGTGAAGGAACCCATTTCGATATTGGTCTGGGGGGCGACGATGGTCGCCGTGTCGTCGGCGAGGTTGTTGAACAACGTCGATCCGGTGAACTCCCAGGAGTTGGTGAAGTGGGTGTACGCGGTCGGATTGTCGGACACCACCGGTCCCTTCATGGTGCAGTTGTTGAACCGCAGGTTGTTGCCGCGGCTGAAGCCGTACGACGTAGTGCTGGTTAGCGCCGTGTTGGCATTGAAGCTGCCGGACTTCATCTGCTTCGACCAGGTCATGCCGTCGCTGGCGCTGGTGGTGGTGCTGCCGGAACTGTTGGTGATGTTCGTCGTCAGGTCGACATATGTCACACCCTCGAACGTGCAGTTTTCGAACAGCGCATTAAGCCCTTTGGGAATACGGCAGTTCTTGAACGTGATGTTCTGGAACTTGGGCCGGCGGTAGGTGGCCTGCCAGCTGGTCGAGCCGTACGGCGTACGTTCATCGACGGTGCCGCCGTTCGCGTCACTTGCGGCGATGATGACGTTCTGAAGCACGGTCGCGGTCTTGCTGGATGCGCCATTCTCCGGACCGGTTCGAGGGCGGAACACGGTCGGATCGAAGTTCGTGGGCGAAAGATCGAAGATCTGGCTCGAGTCGGCGCCGAACTGCACCGGCAACTGCGTGCCTTCTGACGGCTGGATCGGGCCCTGCAGGTAGTCGCCGATCTTGCCCGATGTACCGAGGTTCGACTGCCACGCGTTGGCGGTGGTCGCCATGGTGACGGTGCCGCGGATCTTGGTGTAAGCGTCGGAGTTATCGATCTTGCCGTCCATGTAGCCCAGGCGCTGGGGCTCACCGGCAACCTGGGCTGCGCCCAGAGCGTCGATCGCCGCGAAGAGGTCGGCGTCGTAGGACTGTCCGGTGGAGGGGTTGATGAACTCGGAAGCGCTGATCGCCTTGTCGCCGTTCCCGTCGAACTCTTTCAGGAACAGGTCATACTCGTCTATGAAGTAGTCGCCGTTGTAGTCGGTGTAGCCGGCCTGGGTGGCCTTTCCATATTCGACGGGGTTGTGGACGTTGATGCGGTTGTCGTAGCCGTTGTGCTCGGCTTTCAGGAAGGTGTTGAAGTTGTCGATCTTCGTCTTCAGTGACGGCTTCAGATGGCGGAAATCGCTCAGCAACAGGAAGGGCGGGTACTTGTTGGGCGTCGCCATGCCCATGGGGCCTTCGACGATCGTGTTTCGACCGATCTGAATCGGCACCTTGCCGACGATTGCAAACTTCACCTTCTTGTCGATCTTGAAGCTCATCGAGATCGAGTGCTTTGCCGACCCATAGGTACCGGTGCTGGTCACCTGCACATAGCGTTCGTCTAGTGGGTCGCTCGCGTCGATCGGATGCAGCCGCATCGATACGCTGAACCGGGCCGACGTCTCGTCGACCGCGATGGGGTTGCTCTTGAGCGTGGTGCCGTCGTAGGTCAAGGCACGTTCCGAGGCGGTCGTCACGTTGGCAAAGTCGTTGACGATCGCGGTGCGGATGGACGGCCAGAGCGTTTCGGCGACGGCAGGGGTGATGTTACCGATGGTGGTCTTCGGCCGGACCATGCGGGTGAACCGCCAGGCCGTCCAGCGCAGGCCGGATTCGGCCGTCGAGCGGGCACGCTGCTGTTCGGAGTAGTTCTTGGCAGTCTGCACGTTCATTGTCGCGGTGGAGTACATCGCGACCGAGAGCGTGGCTAGCAGGGAAAGAAAGATCATCGCCATGACCGCGGCCATGCCGCGGCGGCGCGAGCGGGATGCTTGTGACCTGTTACGCATAAAGACACCTTTTGCCTTCACCGCTACCTGACTGATGGGAGGCACAGGCGTGTCGGAGTGGTGGCATCGGGCCCAACCTCCGAACAACAGGCCCGACAATCCGACACCCCGACACGCCGCTGCCTCATGAGACCGTCGCCGTCAGCTCGCCGTCCGAATCCAGCTCGCCCGGTACACCTCTTGGGCGACCGATCCGGAGGTTCGCTTGTACATAATCCTCACCATGACCCGCACCGCCCCCGTGTACGCCGTCTTGGGAAGGTCCAGGGACGTCGGGTTCGTGTTGCTGTTGAGCTTGTTCGCGTAGATCGGCAGGACCGAGATGACCTGCGAATACTGCGAGAGGTTCGGTATCGTCTGACGGGCGGAATCGATCGGCGGGCTGATCGTCAAGCTGTCGAAGTCGTCCACGTCGTTGTAGCTCGCGAGCGTCTCGCCGGCCTCGGGACCGAAATAGGTATTGCTGTAGGCCGGATCGTTGAAGCTCAGCCCCGCCATCGCTTCCTGGATGTTGGAGGCCAGCAGCATCGCGGTGGTCGACTGCCCCGCGTTCGCGTTCTGCCCGGTCAGCGCGCCGCTGAGACCCATGAGGGCCAAGATCGCGACGCCGACAATGACCGTCGTCAGTGCAGCTTCGATCAGCGTGAAGCCTCGGCGACGCGGGCGGCCGAGCAGGGGAGTTACAGATGTCGCACCCATGCCAATGACGTGCGATATGTCGGACGTGGCGTCAAATCTTCGCTGGTTTTACTGGTCTAGTCAGATTCTCGTGCGATTTGAATGAATCGGAATGGGGGCGGGATTTGCGGTGCCGTAAGAATCAGCCAGGGGCTGGAATGGCGTGGAAAATTCGTTCAGAAGCTCATGGCTCGCCGTGGCCCGGCGGCACCGTTGAGCGTCACCACGTTCTTCCCCACTTTCACTGTCAGAACGACCGGAAGCCGTTGAACGACCACGGCGTTGTTGGAATCCTTGCCTGTCTGAGGCGGTCCGAATTCTGCCGCCTCGACATGGCGCACCATCACGTAGGCCGGGCTGGTGGTGTTGTCGTTGTAATGGATGGTCATTGTGATCTGCTTGTTGGCCGCGTCGAACTGATAACGTCGGAAGACCTCGTTGGTGTCGAGCACTTCTTCGGGGCGAATGACGTCGAAGTAGTTATAGGTGCCCGTATTGCTGCACTGAAGGGCATCCGCGCGTCGGCATTCGACCAGGATCTGATTCAGCGTGACGCGCGACGCCTGCGTGGCGCGGAAGAACTGGTCGTTCTGTTCGACCACGTCGGCCGAGGTGACAAATGCAGTTGCCAGGCCGGACAACAGCATGCTCGTGATCGCGATGCTGATCAGCATCTCCGCCATGCTCAGGCCATGACGACGGCGGTGCGAACAGAGGATTGGTGCTGCTGGGTACATGGTCTATCTCGTTTCGTCGCGGTCATTCCATCGGGAGCTCAACGTAGGTGTCCGGGAGCGGGGCGAACTTTGCGCCGAAGGTCACGCCGGTCGGGTAGTTGCTGGTCCCAGTGCTGGCTATGGTGACTTGCGAGCTTCCGCCCACGTCCATCTGCACGTCATTCATATTGATGACGGATCCTTTGA is part of the Humisphaera borealis genome and encodes:
- a CDS encoding DUF1800 domain-containing protein; the protein is MSTAKPASLRHLWTRVPLAMVLLLVSTTVHAGSAPEGSAARSLPEDQKILHALNRLGFGARPGDVERVRAMGLDDYIRQQLDPTKIDDKACEKAVEPLDTLKMSSEHFMGQFFEDIKFFLQMQMASGNADDMKMRFGVDLPNDKKALSKDNPYQQNGLPNLGALAKRDSIRCMAELQQAKLMRAALSERQLQEVMVDFWSNHFNVDMRKNACRALIVAHDRDVIRTNALGKFHDLLSAVAHSPAMLAYLDNNENSVARERGAIETKLIEWYVSYKFGYSVKGQISNKEGPNENYGRELLELHTLGVDGGYTQKDVQEVARCFSGWSYSGMGGKFEFNKNRHDQGEKTVLGVRLPKDHGIKDGEDVLKLLSRHPSTAKFISRKLCQRFVSDEPPTELVERVAKVFTGTGGDIRKVIESIVNSDAFYAPTAVRSKIKSPFEYAVSAVRATGGEFTGRGWGMFGKLSYIEEGGALLGNDPKLSKEKKKSLNWHVHDMGQPLLAFAAPTGYPELSSKWVSPSALIDRLNFAVALTESDMKDIKVDVSRLLGKKVDADNAEAVIERLAATLLHQPLSDATKATLLRSLDVKEGRTIDIKKAAGLILGSPEFQRR
- a CDS encoding DUF1501 domain-containing protein, whose product is MNLSRRIFVRNGLVTLAALGSGAMLEPGFLANAALAAESSAKPRRKVLVCVFQRGAADGLSMVAPHGDPFYYKLRQEIAVPRPRKGDTSAAIDLDGFFGLHPRLDALAPLYQRGELAVIHACGSPSNSRSHFDMQDFMESGVADDKSVSSGWANRALSERPAASKPTPFRAVAMSASIPRTLQGDLDVMAIRDLDSFGVRGSPGVVGSPTMNEGATKTKEMNGFEGLYSNAVDQTLSGAGRESFDAIALLKKANPTQYKPAKGIDYPKTSLGQSLLQVAQLIKADVGVEIAFVQDEGWDTHANQGGPYGQIGNKLLDFGRALATFNADLGDRMADVMVLSMTEFGRAVRQNGNRGTDHGHASCFFAIGGGVKGGKVYADWPTLAPEKLFEERDLAVTTDFRNVFAEVCVNHLGVKSDAIPKVLPKFKWDAARGVGFTKL
- a CDS encoding prepilin-type N-terminal cleavage/methylation domain-containing protein — encoded protein: MPPCLHGDLRSSRPRRRGIGLVELLVSLSIVASLLTATAVAVNAAFKAHEVNQEQAVLLSKARVSLAFITSQIRTTKLHAPDDTDLRADFATGKTVTDTALVMYDADDNLLRFYLDAANKKLMVTTDTGTHTMASNVEAFSVTMEPMRSATSIRTGGGWDLLKRATIQLTVKAGDATGPGEGTSTQSLTLSGSVMPRRNAW
- a CDS encoding type IV pilus modification PilV family protein, giving the protein MGATSVTPLLGRPRRRGFTLIEAALTTVIVGVAILALMGLSGALTGQNANAGQSTTAMLLASNIQEAMAGLSFNDPAYSNTYFGPEAGETLASYNDVDDFDSLTISPPIDSARQTIPNLSQYSQVISVLPIYANKLNSNTNPTSLDLPKTAYTGAVRVMVRIMYKRTSGSVAQEVYRASWIRTAS
- a CDS encoding PilW family protein — its product is MYPAAPILCSHRRRHGLSMAEMLISIAITSMLLSGLATAFVTSADVVEQNDQFFRATQASRVTLNQILVECRRADALQCSNTGTYNYFDVIRPEEVLDTNEVFRRYQFDAANKQITMTIHYNDNTTSPAYVMVRHVEAAEFGPPQTGKDSNNAVVVQRLPVVLTVKVGKNVVTLNGAAGPRRAMSF